In one Pseudomonas sp. Bout1 genomic region, the following are encoded:
- the kynA gene encoding tryptophan 2,3-dioxygenase codes for MSQCPFSPDYQPPEEWHNAELNFSESMSYGDYLDLGKVLSAQHPLSPDHNEMLFIIQHQTSELWMKLMLHELKAAREHVRLGELPPAFKMLARVSRIFDQLVHAWAVLATMTPSEYTSIRPYLGQSSGFQSFQYREIEFILGNKSAALLRPHAHRPELLKELQLAIATPSLYDEAINLMTRAGLAIDPKRAERDPTAPTVHDESVEAAWREVYRDPSRYWDLYQLAEKFIDLEDSFRQWRFRHVTTVERIIGFQPGTGGTEGVGYLRKMLDTVLFPELWRVRSTL; via the coding sequence ATGAGCCAGTGTCCTTTCTCCCCTGATTACCAGCCGCCGGAAGAATGGCATAACGCCGAGCTGAATTTTTCCGAGTCCATGAGCTACGGCGATTATCTGGACCTGGGCAAAGTACTCAGCGCCCAGCACCCGCTGTCGCCGGACCACAACGAGATGCTGTTCATCATCCAGCACCAGACCTCGGAGCTGTGGATGAAGCTGATGCTCCACGAACTCAAGGCCGCCCGCGAACACGTGCGCCTGGGTGAGTTGCCGCCGGCGTTCAAGATGCTGGCGCGGGTGTCGCGGATCTTTGACCAACTGGTGCACGCCTGGGCGGTGCTGGCGACCATGACGCCCTCGGAGTACACGTCGATTCGCCCGTACCTGGGCCAGTCGTCGGGCTTCCAGTCGTTCCAGTACCGGGAAATCGAGTTCATTCTCGGTAACAAAAGTGCGGCGCTGTTGCGGCCACACGCCCATCGGCCGGAGTTGTTGAAAGAGTTGCAGCTGGCGATTGCCACGCCGTCGCTGTATGACGAAGCGATCAACCTGATGACCAGGGCCGGGCTGGCGATCGACCCCAAGCGCGCCGAACGCGACCCGACGGCGCCGACGGTTCACGATGAGTCCGTGGAGGCGGCGTGGCGCGAGGTGTATCGCGACCCGAGCCGGTATTGGGACCTGTATCAATTGGCCGAGAAGTTTATCGACCTCGAAGACTCCTTCCGCCAATGGCGCTTCCGCCACGTCACCACGGTGGAACGGATCATCGGCTTCCAGCCTGGCACCGGCGGCACCGAAGGCGTGGGCTACCTGCGCAAGATGCTCGACACCGTGCTGTTCCCGGAGCTGTGGCGAGTGCGTTCGACGCTGTAA
- the kynB gene encoding arylformamidase: MNPITTWWDISPPLSTATPTWPGDTPFQEERVWQFGPECPVNVGRITLSPHTGAHVDAPLHYSADGAPIGEVSLDVYMGPCRVLHCLGSGALVQAHQLQGRLENLPERVLLRTYQQAPLETWDSNFTAVAPETIELLASLGVRLIGIDTPSLDPQQSKTMDAHNTVARHGMAILEGIVLDDVPEGDYELIALPLRFANLDASPVRAILRPLKEPTR; encoded by the coding sequence ATGAATCCAATAACAACGTGGTGGGACATCAGCCCGCCCCTGAGCACCGCGACCCCGACCTGGCCGGGTGATACGCCGTTTCAGGAAGAGCGCGTGTGGCAGTTCGGCCCCGAGTGCCCGGTGAATGTCGGGCGCATCACCCTGTCACCGCACACCGGCGCCCATGTGGACGCACCGTTGCACTACAGCGCAGACGGCGCGCCGATTGGCGAAGTGTCCCTGGACGTATACATGGGCCCATGCCGGGTGCTGCATTGCCTGGGCAGTGGCGCGCTGGTACAGGCGCATCAATTGCAAGGCCGCCTGGAAAACCTGCCGGAGCGGGTGCTGTTGCGCACTTACCAACAGGCACCGTTGGAGACCTGGGATTCGAATTTCACGGCGGTCGCCCCGGAAACGATTGAGCTGCTGGCCAGCCTGGGTGTGCGCCTGATCGGCATCGACACGCCTTCCCTGGACCCGCAACAGTCCAAGACCATGGACGCCCACAACACAGTCGCCCGCCATGGCATGGCGATTCTCGAAGGCATCGTTCTCGACGACGTGCCAGAGGGCGATTACGAGTTGATCGCGCTGCCGCTGCGTTTTGCCAACCTCGATGCCAGCCCGGTACGAGCAATCCTGCGCCCGCTCAAGGAGCCCACGCGATGA
- a CDS encoding amino acid permease, protein MADDMVNPVGLKRGLKNRHIQLIALGGAIGTGLFLGSAGVLKSAGPSMILGYAVAGFIAFLIMRQLGEMIVEEPVAGSFSHFAHKYWGGYAGFLAGWNYWVLYVLVGMAELTAVGKYIQFWWPEIPTWVSAVVFFVLVNLINTLNVKFFGETEFWFAIIKVVAIVGMIVLGCYLLFSGTGGPQASVSNLWSHGGFFPNGGMGLLMSMAFIMFSFGGLELVGITAAEASEPRKVIPKAINQVVYRILIFYVGALTVLLSLYPWDQLLQTLGASGDPYSGSPFVQIFSLIGNDTAAHILNFVVLTAALSVYNSGVYCNSRMLFGLAEQGDAPKALMKLNKQGVPLRALGISALVTLLCVVINYVAPHDALELLFALVVASLMINWALISLTHIKFRKAMGEQGVVPSFKTFWFPFSNYLCLAFMLMIICVMLAIPGVRASVYAIPVWVGIIYVAYRLRLSKGKALATAR, encoded by the coding sequence ATGGCGGATGACATGGTTAACCCGGTAGGCCTCAAGCGTGGCCTGAAGAACCGGCATATTCAGCTGATTGCCCTGGGAGGGGCGATCGGGACCGGGCTGTTCCTTGGCTCGGCAGGCGTGCTCAAGTCGGCAGGGCCGTCGATGATCCTGGGCTATGCGGTAGCCGGTTTCATCGCGTTCCTGATCATGCGCCAGCTGGGCGAGATGATCGTCGAGGAACCGGTGGCAGGCTCCTTCAGCCACTTTGCCCACAAATACTGGGGCGGTTACGCAGGCTTCCTCGCCGGCTGGAACTACTGGGTACTCTATGTGCTGGTGGGCATGGCCGAGTTGACGGCAGTGGGCAAGTACATCCAGTTCTGGTGGCCCGAGATTCCGACCTGGGTCAGTGCGGTGGTGTTTTTTGTGCTGGTCAACCTGATCAACACCCTGAACGTGAAGTTCTTCGGTGAGACCGAGTTCTGGTTCGCGATCATCAAGGTGGTGGCGATTGTCGGCATGATCGTGCTCGGCTGCTACCTGCTGTTCAGCGGCACCGGCGGCCCGCAAGCCTCGGTGAGCAACCTGTGGAGCCACGGCGGGTTCTTCCCCAATGGCGGCATGGGGCTGTTGATGTCCATGGCGTTCATCATGTTCTCGTTCGGTGGCCTGGAGCTGGTGGGTATTACCGCTGCCGAGGCCAGCGAGCCACGCAAGGTGATCCCGAAGGCGATCAACCAAGTGGTGTACCGGATCCTGATTTTCTACGTCGGCGCACTCACCGTGCTGCTCTCGTTGTACCCGTGGGACCAACTGCTGCAAACCCTCGGCGCATCAGGCGATCCCTACAGCGGCAGCCCGTTTGTGCAGATCTTCTCGTTGATCGGTAACGACACCGCCGCGCATATCCTCAACTTCGTGGTGCTGACCGCGGCGCTGTCGGTGTACAACAGCGGCGTGTACTGCAACAGCCGCATGCTGTTCGGCCTGGCCGAGCAAGGCGATGCGCCCAAAGCGCTGATGAAGCTCAACAAGCAAGGCGTGCCGTTGCGTGCCCTGGGCATCTCGGCCCTGGTGACGCTGTTGTGCGTGGTGATCAACTACGTCGCGCCCCATGACGCATTGGAGCTGTTGTTCGCGCTGGTGGTTGCCTCGCTGATGATCAACTGGGCGCTGATCAGCCTCACCCACATCAAGTTCCGCAAGGCCATGGGCGAGCAAGGCGTGGTGCCGTCGTTCAAGACCTTCTGGTTCCCGTTCAGCAACTACCTGTGCCTGGCGTTCATGCTGATGATCATCTGCGTGATGCTGGCGATTCCGGGTGTACGGGCGTCGGTGTATGCGATTCCGGTCTGGGTCGGGATTATCTACGTGGCGTACCGCTTGCGCTTGAGCAAGGGCAAAGCCTTGGCCACCGCACGCTAA
- the antB gene encoding anthranilate 1,2-dioxygenase small subunit: protein MNAQLQYRIEQFFYRKSELCDAQDWDAYVQLFDPQSEFHLPQWDSEHVYTRDPKREMSLIYYANRSGLEDRVFRLRTGKAASATPMPRTLHLINNVRIAEQADGQLEVRLNWHTLFYRLATSEQFYGNATYSLKPDGDSWLITRKHALLLNDTINSVLDFYHL, encoded by the coding sequence ATGAATGCGCAATTGCAGTACCGGATCGAGCAGTTTTTTTACCGTAAATCCGAGCTGTGCGATGCCCAGGATTGGGACGCCTACGTGCAGCTGTTCGACCCGCAAAGTGAGTTCCACCTGCCGCAATGGGACTCCGAACACGTGTACACCCGCGACCCCAAGCGCGAGATGTCGCTGATCTACTACGCCAACCGTTCCGGGCTGGAGGATCGGGTATTTCGCCTGCGCACGGGCAAGGCAGCGTCTGCCACGCCGATGCCGAGGACGCTGCACTTGATCAATAACGTGCGGATTGCCGAGCAGGCAGACGGGCAACTGGAAGTGCGGCTGAACTGGCACACGCTGTTCTACCGGCTGGCGACGTCAGAGCAGTTCTACGGCAACGCCACCTACAGCCTCAAGCCCGATGGCGACAGTTGGTTGATCACCCGCAAACACGCGCTGCTGCTCAACGACACCATCAACTCGGTGCTGGATTTCTATCACCTGTGA
- the antC gene encoding anthranilate 1,2-dioxygenase electron transfer component AntC, which yields MNHKVAFSFADGKTLFFPVGANEILLDAALRNGINIPLDCREGVCGTCQGRCESGDYSQDYVDEEALSSLDLQQRKMLSCQTRVQSDAAFYFDFDSSLCNAPGPVQIRSTVSDVQQISASTAILHLQLEAPLDFLPGQYARLSIPGTDSRRSYSFANQSSNQLQFLIRLLPDGVMSNYIRERCQVGDELLLEAPLGAFYLRHVTQPLVLVAGGTGLSALLGMLDELAASNCQQPVHLYYGVRGAEDLCESARIQAYAEKIPGFRYTEVLSDPTPDWNGKRGYLTEHFDLAQLRDQSADMYVCGPPPMVESIKQWLLDQALDGVQLYYEKFTESNI from the coding sequence ATGAATCACAAAGTGGCCTTCAGTTTTGCCGACGGCAAGACCCTGTTTTTCCCGGTGGGCGCCAATGAGATCCTGCTGGATGCGGCGTTGCGCAACGGCATCAACATTCCACTCGATTGCCGCGAAGGCGTGTGCGGCACTTGCCAGGGCCGCTGCGAGTCCGGCGACTACAGCCAGGACTACGTGGACGAGGAAGCCCTCTCCAGCCTCGACCTGCAACAACGCAAAATGCTCAGTTGCCAGACCCGGGTGCAATCTGACGCGGCGTTCTACTTCGATTTTGATTCCAGCCTGTGCAACGCGCCGGGGCCGGTCCAGATTCGCAGCACGGTGAGCGACGTGCAGCAAATCTCGGCCAGCACGGCGATCCTGCATCTGCAGCTTGAAGCACCATTAGATTTCCTTCCGGGCCAATACGCCCGGCTGTCGATCCCCGGCACCGACAGCCGGCGCTCCTATTCCTTCGCCAACCAGTCGAGTAATCAATTGCAGTTCCTGATCCGCCTGCTACCCGATGGCGTCATGAGCAATTACATCCGCGAACGTTGCCAGGTCGGCGATGAACTGTTGCTGGAGGCGCCACTGGGGGCGTTCTATTTAAGGCACGTCACCCAGCCGCTGGTGTTGGTGGCTGGCGGCACCGGGTTGTCGGCCCTGTTGGGCATGCTCGATGAGCTGGCCGCCAGCAACTGCCAGCAGCCGGTACATCTGTATTACGGCGTGCGCGGTGCTGAAGATTTATGCGAGAGCGCGCGCATCCAGGCCTACGCCGAAAAAATCCCGGGCTTTCGCTACACCGAAGTTCTCAGCGACCCGACGCCCGACTGGAATGGCAAACGCGGCTACCTCACCGAGCATTTCGACTTGGCGCAATTGCGGGATCAATCGGCGGATATGTACGTGTGCGGGCCGCCACCGATGGTCGAATCCATCAAGCAATGGCTGTTGGATCAGGCACTTGATGGCGTTCAGCTGTATTACGAAAAGTTTACCGAGAGTAATATCTGA